The Deinococcus wulumuqiensis R12 genome has a window encoding:
- the purS gene encoding phosphoribosylformylglycinamidine synthase subunit PurS, which produces MNYQAKIYVTLKPSILDPQGRTVERALSHLNHQNVGSVRIGKYIELNLSGEKAEVESQLKDIVENVLSNPIMEDARWELAEA; this is translated from the coding sequence ATGAATTACCAAGCCAAAATCTACGTCACCCTCAAGCCTTCTATCCTCGACCCCCAGGGCCGCACCGTGGAACGCGCGCTCTCGCACCTGAACCACCAAAACGTGGGCAGCGTCCGCATCGGCAAATACATTGAGCTGAACCTCAGCGGCGAAAAGGCCGAGGTCGAGAGCCAACTCAAAGACATCGTGGAAAACGTGCTGAGCAACCCCATCATGGAAGACGCCCGCTGGGAGCTTGCCGAGGCATGA
- a CDS encoding Nif3-like dinuclear metal center hexameric protein, whose translation MTASSSQTDSSQAGRGDIGRDDLVRWLGDYLQLGAYPDPSLNGLQIQGAERVRRIAASVDTSLQTLQAAAESGADLLLVHHGLFWGKPLAITGPHYERVRTAIGAGLNLYAAHIPLDAHPEVGNNAMIARALSLTDLQPFGDWQGHKIGVAGRLPRELGLQDFADRIQKLTGEICLVHGGGSPNVHRVGVTSGSGAGAIAEAAALGLDTLLTGEPEHKHFHDSFEYGVNVIFAGHYETEVFGVRALAAKIEDEFGIPWQFLNFPTGL comes from the coding sequence ATGACTGCTTCTTCTTCTCAAACCGATTCGTCTCAGGCCGGGCGCGGCGACATCGGACGGGACGACCTGGTGCGCTGGCTCGGGGACTACCTCCAGCTTGGGGCGTACCCCGACCCGTCGCTCAACGGCCTTCAGATTCAGGGCGCCGAAAGGGTGCGCCGCATCGCCGCGAGCGTGGACACCAGCCTCCAGACCCTTCAGGCCGCCGCCGAGTCGGGCGCCGACCTGCTGCTGGTGCATCATGGGCTGTTCTGGGGCAAGCCCCTGGCGATTACCGGGCCGCACTACGAGCGGGTGCGCACGGCGATTGGGGCGGGCCTCAACCTCTACGCCGCGCACATTCCGCTCGACGCCCACCCAGAAGTCGGCAACAACGCCATGATCGCCCGCGCCCTGAGCCTGACCGACCTGCAACCCTTCGGGGACTGGCAGGGCCACAAGATCGGCGTGGCGGGGCGGCTGCCGCGTGAGCTGGGCCTGCAGGACTTTGCCGACCGGATTCAGAAGCTGACCGGCGAAATCTGTCTGGTTCACGGTGGCGGCTCGCCCAACGTGCACCGCGTCGGCGTGACTTCCGGCAGCGGGGCAGGCGCGATTGCCGAGGCCGCCGCGCTGGGGCTGGACACCCTGCTGACCGGCGAACCCGAGCACAAGCACTTCCACGATTCGTTCGAGTACGGCGTGAACGTGATTTTCGCCGGGCACTACGAAACCGAGGTCTTCGGCGTGCGGGCGCTGGCGGCCAAAATCGAAGACGAATTCGGCATTCCCTGGCAGTTCCTCAACTTCCCGACTGGCCTGTGA
- a CDS encoding M42 family metallopeptidase, whose translation MSDAQSSGNPSPINRDFLFALLSQAAPSGYERRAADVWKKEAATFARVSEDHYGNVYAELGPQDGPTIALMGHLDEIGLIVSHIDDKGHLSVLGVGGWDPQVLVGQRIRLLAPGGDLLGVIGKKAIHVMEAEERTKASKLEDLWIDVGLEAEEVKALVPVGTYGVIEQGPIMVGNKVVSRALDNRIGAFIVLEALRALGNTDLKHRVVAVGTSQEEIGVFGAQTSAYRLDPVAGIAVDVTHETGQPGVSEKKYGVAPFGSGANLAVGPMSNPVLLRQLTEAAARENIPYTLSASGRYTGTDADALTLVRSGVPTGVVSIPNRYMHSPSEMIDERDARACIDIIVAWIRGLEATPDFVRTAPHSV comes from the coding sequence ATGTCCGACGCCCAGAGTTCCGGCAACCCGAGTCCCATCAACCGCGACTTTCTCTTCGCGCTGCTCTCGCAAGCGGCCCCCAGCGGATACGAGCGCCGCGCCGCCGACGTGTGGAAAAAGGAAGCGGCCACCTTTGCCCGTGTCTCGGAAGACCACTACGGCAACGTCTACGCCGAACTCGGCCCCCAGGACGGCCCCACCATCGCCCTGATGGGCCACCTCGACGAAATCGGCCTGATCGTCTCGCACATCGACGACAAGGGGCATCTGAGCGTGCTGGGCGTGGGCGGCTGGGACCCGCAGGTGCTGGTCGGCCAGCGCATTCGCCTGCTGGCGCCCGGCGGCGACCTGCTCGGGGTCATCGGCAAAAAGGCGATTCACGTGATGGAGGCCGAGGAACGCACCAAGGCGAGCAAGCTCGAAGACCTGTGGATCGACGTGGGCCTGGAGGCCGAGGAGGTCAAGGCCCTCGTTCCCGTCGGCACCTACGGCGTCATCGAGCAGGGGCCGATCATGGTGGGCAACAAGGTGGTCAGCCGCGCCCTGGACAACCGCATCGGCGCGTTTATCGTGCTGGAGGCGCTGCGGGCGCTCGGGAACACCGACCTCAAGCACCGCGTGGTGGCGGTGGGCACCAGCCAGGAAGAAATCGGCGTGTTCGGAGCGCAGACCAGCGCCTACCGCCTCGACCCGGTGGCGGGCATCGCGGTGGACGTGACCCACGAAACGGGGCAGCCCGGCGTGAGCGAGAAGAAGTACGGCGTGGCCCCCTTCGGCTCGGGTGCCAACCTCGCCGTCGGCCCCATGAGCAACCCGGTGCTGCTGCGTCAGCTCACCGAGGCGGCGGCCCGCGAGAACATTCCCTACACCCTCTCGGCCAGCGGGCGCTACACCGGCACCGACGCCGACGCCCTGACCCTGGTGCGCTCGGGCGTGCCGACCGGCGTGGTCAGCATTCCCAACCGCTACATGCACAGCCCCAGCGAAATGATCGACGAGCGCGACGCCCGCGCCTGCATCGACATCATCGTGGCCTGGATTCGGGGCCTGGAGGCGACGCCGGACTTTGTCCGAACGGCACCCCATTCCGTCTGA
- the ispF gene encoding 2-C-methyl-D-erythritol 2,4-cyclodiphosphate synthase, whose translation MSSAALPFRIGYGEDAHRLAAGRPLVLGGVPIPHAELGAVAHSDGDAALHAVADALLSGLALGDIGQYFPDTAAEWQGMDSRRILAKALELVTGRGYRPLNVALVVTLDRPKLGALRADIAASVAELLGLAVTEVGVSFKTSEGLAPEHVQTRVTVLLGRMDV comes from the coding sequence ATGTCATCCGCTGCACTTCCTTTTCGCATCGGCTACGGCGAGGACGCCCACCGCCTGGCCGCCGGGCGACCGCTGGTCCTGGGCGGCGTCCCCATTCCCCACGCCGAACTGGGCGCTGTGGCCCATTCCGACGGTGACGCGGCGCTTCATGCCGTGGCCGACGCACTGCTTTCGGGCCTCGCGCTGGGCGACATCGGGCAGTATTTCCCCGACACCGCCGCCGAGTGGCAGGGCATGGACTCGCGCCGGATTCTGGCAAAGGCGCTGGAACTGGTCACAGGGCGCGGCTACCGCCCGCTGAACGTCGCGCTGGTGGTCACCCTGGACCGGCCCAAACTGGGGGCGCTGCGGGCAGACATCGCCGCGTCGGTGGCCGAGTTGCTGGGGCTGGCCGTGACCGAGGTGGGCGTGAGCTTCAAGACCTCCGAGGGACTGGCACCGGAGCACGTCCAGACCCGCGTGACGGTGCTGCTGGGGCGCATGGATGTCTGA
- the purQ gene encoding phosphoribosylformylglycinamidine synthase subunit PurQ → MKTAVIQFPGSNCDADALHAARLLMDEGAEFVWHTEGQLPEGTELVFLPGGFSYGDHLRSGAIAARSPIMQAVKAHAEAGGYVLGVCNGFQVLTEAGLLPGALSRNKELHFMCKPVHLRVENNQTAFSRAYGEGQTIEIPIAHGEGNYYADAATIAELEEQGRVVFRYADNPNGSLNDIAGIVNKRGNVLGMMPHPERAVELLLGSKDGRGVFESLKAK, encoded by the coding sequence ATGAAAACGGCGGTGATTCAATTCCCCGGTTCCAACTGCGACGCCGACGCCCTGCACGCCGCCAGGCTGCTGATGGACGAGGGCGCGGAGTTCGTGTGGCACACCGAAGGCCAACTCCCCGAAGGCACTGAACTGGTGTTCCTGCCCGGCGGCTTTTCCTACGGCGACCACCTCCGCAGCGGCGCGATTGCCGCCCGCAGCCCCATCATGCAGGCGGTCAAGGCCCATGCCGAGGCCGGGGGCTACGTTCTGGGCGTGTGCAACGGCTTTCAGGTGCTGACCGAGGCGGGGCTGCTGCCCGGCGCGCTGAGCCGCAACAAGGAACTGCATTTCATGTGCAAGCCCGTGCATTTGCGCGTGGAGAACAACCAGACCGCCTTTAGCCGCGCTTACGGCGAGGGGCAGACCATCGAAATTCCCATCGCGCACGGCGAAGGCAACTACTACGCCGACGCCGCCACGATTGCCGAGCTGGAGGAGCAGGGCCGCGTGGTCTTCCGCTACGCCGACAATCCCAACGGCAGCCTCAACGACATTGCGGGCATCGTGAATAAGCGCGGCAACGTGCTGGGCATGATGCCCCACCCCGAGCGGGCCGTGGAGCTTTTGCTGGGCAGTAAGGACGGGCGGGGCGTGTTCGAGTCGCTGAAGGCGAAGTAG
- the apaG gene encoding Co2+/Mg2+ efflux protein ApaG yields the protein MSSFPDISVTVQVQHVPSHSTPQRQLFAYFITIDNRSDESWKLLSRHWDITSGDGQQFTVEGEGVVGEQPLLTPGAQYTYNSFVTVDALPGRMEGHYVMQNAWGEQARVPIAPFRLDVLPESGERLLN from the coding sequence ATGTCCTCTTTTCCCGACATCAGCGTGACCGTGCAGGTGCAGCACGTTCCCTCCCACAGCACGCCGCAGCGCCAACTGTTCGCCTACTTCATCACCATCGACAACCGCAGCGACGAAAGCTGGAAGCTGCTCAGCCGCCACTGGGACATCACCAGCGGCGACGGCCAGCAGTTCACGGTGGAGGGTGAGGGCGTGGTGGGCGAGCAGCCGCTGCTCACGCCGGGCGCCCAGTACACCTACAACTCGTTCGTCACGGTGGACGCCCTGCCGGGCCGCATGGAGGGCCACTACGTGATGCAAAACGCCTGGGGCGAGCAGGCACGGGTGCCGATTGCGCCGTTTCGCCTGGACGTGCTGCCCGAGTCGGGCGAGCGGCTGCTGAACTGA
- a CDS encoding helix-turn-helix domain-containing protein gives MILQLNLGKYLKEHDISAYRLVQEVRGEVAPNTVYDLARAPAQRVNLRVVAKILEALSRVRGEKVSVLEVIDELEEVAAPAALPTLEQLLAQVPKQDPASFKKFSYDRSRKPIAIGEGGPSIVDIISEGREPR, from the coding sequence ATGATTCTTCAGCTTAACCTCGGCAAATACCTCAAGGAGCACGACATTTCCGCGTACCGTCTGGTGCAGGAGGTGAGGGGCGAAGTCGCGCCGAACACGGTCTATGACCTTGCCCGCGCTCCGGCCCAGCGGGTAAATCTGCGCGTGGTGGCGAAGATTCTGGAAGCCCTCAGCCGCGTGCGGGGCGAGAAGGTTTCCGTCCTTGAGGTGATTGACGAACTGGAGGAAGTAGCCGCGCCTGCCGCATTGCCGACGTTAGAGCAGTTGCTGGCGCAAGTCCCTAAACAAGACCCTGCATCTTTCAAAAAGTTCAGCTATGACCGGAGCCGCAAACCAATTGCTATTGGCGAAGGTGGCCCCAGCATCGTGGACATCATTTCTGAAGGACGCGAACCCAGATGA
- a CDS encoding glutaminyl-peptide cyclotransferase, with protein MRRSLPLLALAALPLALSPALFSGLPSALASGSAAPVRAPVSRPASARPPVLRPVVTARYAHDRTAFTQGLQYLGGGHYLESTGQVGESDVRVSELRGAKVLWRTPLAPALPQAFGEGAAQLAGTVYQLTWQDGVALTYDARTLKETGRHRYSGEGWGLTHDGKSLIMSNGSASLVWRDPKTFEVQRSVQVTDQGQPVRNLNELEYVQGSVYANVWLTDRIARIHPQTGRVLNWIDVSALTREVSAAATKQGQALSFDDVPNGIAFVPERGTLLLTGKRWPTVFEVKVPGLGLKVEGTKN; from the coding sequence ATGCGCCGTTCCCTCCCCCTGCTGGCCCTGGCCGCGTTGCCCCTCGCCCTGTCGCCCGCCCTGTTCTCCGGCCTGCCGTCTGCGCTGGCCTCCGGGTCGGCGGCGCCGGTTCGCGCACCGGTGAGCAGACCGGCCAGCGCCCGCCCGCCGGTGCTGCGGCCCGTGGTGACGGCGCGGTACGCCCATGACCGCACCGCCTTTACCCAGGGGCTGCAATACCTCGGCGGCGGGCACTACCTGGAAAGCACCGGGCAGGTGGGCGAGTCCGACGTGCGCGTCAGCGAGTTGCGCGGGGCGAAGGTGCTGTGGCGCACGCCGCTTGCGCCCGCGCTGCCGCAGGCGTTCGGCGAAGGCGCGGCGCAGCTTGCCGGCACCGTCTACCAGCTCACCTGGCAAGACGGCGTGGCACTCACCTACGACGCCCGCACCCTCAAGGAAACGGGGCGCCACCGTTACTCGGGCGAGGGCTGGGGACTGACCCACGACGGCAAAAGCCTGATCATGAGCAACGGCAGCGCGAGCCTGGTCTGGCGCGACCCCAAGACGTTCGAGGTGCAGCGCAGCGTGCAGGTCACCGACCAGGGCCAGCCGGTGCGCAACCTCAACGAACTGGAATACGTGCAGGGGTCGGTCTACGCCAACGTCTGGCTGACTGACCGCATCGCCCGGATTCACCCGCAGACGGGCCGGGTGCTGAACTGGATCGACGTGTCGGCCCTGACCCGCGAGGTCAGCGCGGCGGCGACCAAGCAGGGCCAGGCGCTGTCGTTCGACGACGTGCCCAACGGCATCGCCTTCGTGCCCGAGCGCGGCACGCTGCTGCTGACCGGCAAGCGCTGGCCGACCGTGTTCGAGGTCAAGGTGCCGGGACTGGGCCTGAAGGTGGAAGGCACGAAGAACTGA
- the purC gene encoding phosphoribosylaminoimidazolesuccinocarboxamide synthase: protein MTTGEISSRGELKYEGKAKRVYATDKPGEYIVEYKDDATAFNAQKRGEWAGKGATNNAITAHLYPQLEAAGIPTHFIEQLDERHQRVKAVTIVPVEVIVRNVAAGSFSKRLGIEEGTPLPRPVVEYCYKSDELGDPLINTDTAISLGWASEDDLKRIRELALKIRDFLVPYFEKRGVRLIDFKLEFGKLPSGEIVLADEISPDTCRFWDAETNEKMDKDRFRRDLGGEAEAYAEMLRRVTQEVDG from the coding sequence ATGACCACAGGCGAAATCAGCAGCAGAGGCGAACTGAAGTACGAAGGCAAGGCCAAGCGCGTGTACGCCACCGACAAGCCGGGCGAGTACATCGTGGAGTACAAGGACGACGCCACCGCCTTCAACGCCCAGAAGCGCGGCGAGTGGGCGGGCAAGGGCGCGACGAACAACGCCATCACCGCCCACCTCTACCCGCAACTGGAAGCCGCCGGGATTCCCACCCACTTCATCGAGCAGCTCGACGAACGCCACCAGCGCGTCAAGGCCGTGACCATCGTGCCCGTCGAAGTGATCGTGCGCAACGTGGCCGCCGGGTCGTTCAGCAAGCGCCTTGGCATCGAGGAAGGCACGCCGCTTCCCCGGCCCGTCGTCGAGTACTGCTACAAATCCGACGAACTGGGCGACCCGCTGATTAACACCGACACTGCTATCAGCCTCGGCTGGGCCAGCGAAGACGACCTGAAGCGCATCCGCGAACTGGCGCTCAAGATTCGGGATTTCCTGGTGCCCTACTTCGAAAAACGCGGCGTGCGCCTGATTGACTTCAAGCTGGAATTCGGCAAGCTGCCGAGCGGCGAAATCGTCCTGGCCGACGAAATCAGCCCCGACACCTGCCGTTTCTGGGACGCCGAGACGAACGAAAAGATGGACAAAGACCGCTTCCGGCGCGACCTGGGCGGCGAAGCCGAGGCGTATGCGGAGATGCTGCGGCGCGTGACGCAAGAGGTTGACGGTTAA
- a CDS encoding transposase, whose translation MGLMAILQYVLSAVPLRKTQRNFLTVLLSVFLAVPGRLNVLNLSRYAACSESTIRRWLHRSDPGAIPWGAVHRATVSTAIESGLISPLCVLAIDASFHRKSGQHTAHLGSFWNGCAARTERGIEQSCCALIDVQHRQAFTVDVRQTRTGSEAPSRLEQAADQLDDVLLDLRTVPRLDLAAVVADGNYAKESMVETVTGHGLPFISRFPRNANLKYLYTGEHPRRRGRPKKFDGKVDFSDLQRFDLVSETSTERVWTQVVWSVQWAREVRAVVIQQVGKKGQVTGYAVLFSTAVTMPAHEIMALYRSRFEIELIFRDAKQFLGSQDVQLRSQQGIEAHWNVVLLTLNLCRLEVLRAAGGGQDLVFSLEDMKRRAYNALLAQVILSNLDLSARFAELEHLPFSPLNFGLKAA comes from the coding sequence ATGGGTCTAATGGCCATCCTACAGTACGTTCTCAGCGCGGTCCCGCTGCGCAAGACGCAGCGGAATTTTCTGACCGTGCTGCTTAGCGTATTTCTCGCTGTTCCTGGACGGCTGAACGTCCTGAACCTCTCCCGATATGCGGCCTGCTCGGAGAGTACGATCCGTCGTTGGCTGCACCGAAGTGACCCCGGGGCCATTCCCTGGGGCGCAGTACACCGGGCGACTGTGAGCACGGCGATTGAGAGTGGGCTGATCAGCCCACTGTGCGTTCTGGCCATCGACGCCTCTTTTCACCGCAAATCTGGTCAGCACACCGCACACCTCGGCTCGTTCTGGAATGGCTGTGCTGCACGAACCGAACGTGGGATCGAGCAATCCTGCTGTGCCCTGATTGATGTCCAGCACCGACAGGCGTTCACGGTTGATGTTCGTCAGACCCGGACCGGGTCTGAGGCCCCGAGTCGTCTGGAACAGGCCGCTGACCAGCTGGATGACGTGTTGCTCGATCTCCGGACTGTTCCACGGCTTGATCTGGCCGCTGTGGTTGCGGATGGGAACTATGCGAAAGAATCCATGGTGGAGACCGTGACCGGTCACGGTCTCCCATTCATCTCCAGATTTCCTCGCAACGCCAACCTCAAGTATCTCTATACCGGCGAGCATCCCAGACGACGCGGACGGCCAAAAAAGTTCGACGGCAAGGTGGATTTCAGCGACTTGCAGCGCTTTGACCTCGTTTCTGAAACGTCGACCGAGCGGGTGTGGACTCAGGTGGTCTGGAGCGTGCAGTGGGCGCGAGAAGTGCGTGCAGTCGTCATCCAGCAGGTCGGTAAAAAGGGTCAAGTGACGGGTTACGCGGTGCTGTTCAGCACCGCTGTGACGATGCCCGCTCATGAGATCATGGCGCTGTACCGGAGCCGTTTCGAGATTGAACTGATCTTCCGGGATGCCAAGCAGTTCCTGGGGAGCCAGGATGTGCAACTGCGCTCACAGCAGGGCATTGAAGCGCATTGGAATGTGGTGCTGCTGACCCTGAATCTTTGTCGGCTGGAGGTCCTGCGGGCGGCCGGTGGCGGGCAGGATCTGGTGTTCAGTCTCGAAGACATGAAACGCAGAGCGTATAACGCCCTGCTGGCCCAGGTGATTTTGTCCAACTTGGACCTCTCGGCCCGCTTTGCAGAATTAGAGCATTTGCCGTTCAGTCCGCTAAATTTTGGCCTCAAAGCCGCCTAA
- the tmk gene encoding dTMP kinase: MSRGFFVTLEGPEGAGKTTQLARLEARLRAAGRAVTVTREPGGTPLGTRVREVVLDPAVDIEPLGEFLLYSASRAQLVREVLRPALERSETVLCDRYADSSLAYQGAGRGLRLPLLRQITDEVTGGLSPDLTVLLDLDPALGLERAARRGQPDRLERADLDFHRRVRQGFLDLARAEPQRFLVLDATRSADDLEAEIWAAVSGKLAGGSSPAAP; the protein is encoded by the coding sequence GTGAGCCGGGGCTTTTTCGTCACCCTGGAAGGGCCGGAGGGTGCTGGCAAGACGACGCAGCTCGCCCGGCTGGAAGCGCGGCTGCGGGCGGCGGGGCGGGCCGTGACCGTCACCCGCGAGCCGGGAGGCACGCCGCTGGGCACGCGGGTGCGCGAGGTGGTGCTCGACCCGGCGGTGGACATCGAACCGCTGGGCGAATTTCTGCTGTACTCGGCCAGCCGCGCCCAGCTCGTGCGCGAGGTGTTGCGCCCGGCGCTGGAGCGCAGCGAAACCGTGCTGTGTGACCGCTACGCCGACTCCTCGCTCGCCTATCAGGGCGCGGGCCGGGGGCTGAGGCTGCCGCTGCTGCGCCAGATCACCGACGAGGTGACGGGCGGCCTCTCGCCGGACCTGACCGTGCTGCTCGACCTCGACCCGGCTCTGGGGCTGGAACGGGCGGCGCGGCGCGGACAGCCGGACCGTCTGGAACGCGCCGACCTCGACTTTCACCGCCGGGTGCGCCAGGGCTTTCTGGATCTCGCCCGCGCCGAGCCGCAGCGGTTTCTGGTGCTGGACGCGACCCGCAGCGCCGACGACCTGGAAGCGGAAATCTGGGCGGCGGTTTCCGGCAAGCTGGCCGGAGGGTCCTCGCCCGCCGCTCCGTAA
- a CDS encoding M23 family metallopeptidase has protein sequence MSNLWSFLVLSGGALVGGALVAGTVGGSALARSGTPLPDSALARPAGQFGLPFAGAPGPDTWLLGQGYGNTTGAYRQRRSTYGALQGIHAGLDFSAPCGTPVRAIGDGVVAEVDGSHGSPPHNVVIDHAGNLSSLYGHLRVRSPLRVGQSVKKGQVIGKSGDSQFTCVSAPHLHLELRDRSHQRFLNPVPYIAADWNSLALAGSFGRGYEYDLDQPRRWQTPDTQPGALRGGPLLNEFRRPWPPAPGGAR, from the coding sequence ATGTCAAACCTCTGGAGCTTTCTGGTGCTGTCGGGGGGCGCGCTCGTGGGCGGTGCGCTGGTGGCCGGTACGGTGGGGGGAAGTGCCCTGGCCCGCTCCGGCACACCACTGCCCGACAGCGCCCTGGCGCGGCCCGCCGGACAGTTCGGCCTGCCTTTTGCGGGTGCGCCCGGCCCCGACACTTGGCTGCTGGGGCAGGGCTACGGCAACACCACGGGCGCCTACCGGCAACGCCGCAGTACCTACGGGGCCTTGCAGGGCATTCACGCCGGGCTGGACTTTTCCGCGCCCTGCGGCACTCCGGTGCGGGCCATCGGTGACGGGGTGGTGGCCGAGGTGGACGGCTCGCACGGCAGCCCGCCGCACAATGTGGTCATCGACCACGCGGGGAACCTCTCCAGCCTGTACGGGCATCTGCGGGTACGCTCGCCGCTGCGGGTGGGGCAGAGCGTGAAAAAGGGCCAGGTCATCGGCAAGAGCGGCGACTCGCAGTTCACCTGCGTGAGCGCCCCGCACCTGCACCTAGAACTGCGGGACCGTTCGCACCAGCGGTTTCTGAACCCGGTGCCCTACATCGCCGCCGACTGGAACAGCCTCGCGCTGGCGGGCAGCTTCGGGCGCGGCTATGAATACGACCTCGACCAGCCGCGCCGGTGGCAGACCCCCGACACCCAGCCCGGCGCCCTGCGCGGTGGCCCGCTGCTCAACGAGTTCCGGCGGCCCTGGCCCCCGGCACCGGGAGGCGCGCGGTGA
- a CDS encoding tRNA (cytidine(34)-2'-O)-methyltransferase, producing the protein MSDPQSTGPLLHVVLFEPEKAGNVGNVARTCSVLGAELHLIRPFGFHLHDREFRRAVMDYLSGVTLHEYAGWSDFQARLPDTARVFAFSAHATEYHTRAGFRRGDYLLFGPESRGLPTWLRDALPRLKLPQPGGGRSLNLSVAAGVAAFEAGRQIEGW; encoded by the coding sequence ATGTCTGACCCCCAGAGCACCGGGCCGCTGCTGCACGTCGTCCTCTTCGAGCCGGAAAAGGCCGGGAATGTCGGCAACGTCGCCCGCACCTGCTCGGTGCTGGGGGCCGAGCTGCATCTGATTCGCCCGTTCGGGTTTCACCTGCACGACCGCGAGTTTCGCCGGGCCGTCATGGATTATCTCTCAGGCGTCACGCTGCACGAGTACGCGGGCTGGAGCGACTTTCAGGCGCGGCTGCCCGACACCGCCCGCGTCTTCGCCTTTTCTGCCCACGCCACCGAGTACCACACCCGCGCAGGCTTTCGGCGCGGCGACTACCTGCTGTTCGGCCCCGAATCGCGCGGGCTGCCCACCTGGCTGCGCGACGCCCTGCCCAGGTTGAAATTGCCGCAACCCGGCGGGGGCCGCAGCCTGAACCTCAGTGTGGCGGCGGGGGTGGCGGCCTTCGAAGCCGGGCGGCAAATCGAGGGATGGTGA